In Populus nigra chromosome 10, ddPopNigr1.1, whole genome shotgun sequence, the following proteins share a genomic window:
- the LOC133705857 gene encoding PHD finger protein ALFIN-LIKE 2-like, which yields MASILTSPRTVEEIFKDYGARRSALVRALTIEADEVYIQCDPEKENLCLYGHPTESWEVTLPAEEVPPELPEPALGINFARDGMSRKDWLSLVAVHSDCWLLSMAFYFGARLNRNDRKRLFSMINDLPTLFEIVTGRKPAEDKPSAESGSKSRNNTKRSIDGQARSNSKLSYVEDEDEHGDTICGSCAGNYNADEFWIGCDICERWYHGKCVKITPAKAESIKQYKCPSCSTKKSRH from the exons ATGGCTTCCATACTCACAAGCCCTCGCACTGTAGAAGAGATCTTCAAAGATTACGGCGCTCGTCGCTCTGCCCTCGTTCGTGCTCTCACTATCG AAGCCGATGAAGTTTACATTCAATGCGATCCAG aaaaagaaaatttgtgCTTGTATGGACATCCAACTGAGTCCTGGGAGGTGACTCTGCCAGCTGAGGAAGTTCCCCCGGAGCTCCCTGAGCCTGCTTTGGGCATTAATTTTGCCAGGGATGGGATGAGTCGTAAAGATTGGCTCTCTCTTGTGGCTGTCCATAGTGACTGTTGGTTGCTTTCCATGGCATTCTACTTTGGTGCACGACTTAATCGCAACGACAG GAAGCGATTGTTTAGCATGATAAATGATCTGCCCACCCTCTTTGAAATTGTAACTGGGAGGAAACCAGCAGAAGACAAACCTAGTGCGGAAAGCGGCAGCAAGTCCAGGAATAACACAAAG AGATCAATAGATGGACAGGCGAGAAGTAATTCCAAGTTAAGTTATGTGGAGGATGAAGACGAGCATGGAGACACCATTTGTGGGAGCTGTGCAGGGAACTACAATGCCGATGAGTTTTGGATTGGTTGTGACATCTGTGAACGATGGTACCATGGAAAATGTGTGAAGATAACACCTGCAAAAGCAGAAAGTATCAAGCAGTACAAATGCCCCTCTTGCAGCACAAAGAAGTCCAGGCACTAA
- the LOC133705577 gene encoding protein SMAX1-LIKE 8, translating into MPTPVTTARQCLTEEAAHALDEAVNVARRRGHGQTTSLHAVSALLSLPSSPLREACARARNSAYSPRLQFKALELCLGVSLDRVPTSQLGDDSPPVSNSLMAAIKRSQANQRRQPENFNLYHQIQQQQQSSSSISCIKVELQNLILSILDDPVVSRVFGEAGFRSSEIKLAIVRPLPQVFKFPSSRFRGPPLFLCNILSSEDPDSLYSCPGRSGVFSFPFSGGSFLNNNNSSSHSTTNRDVNCRRIGEVLASSRGRNPLLVGSSAYDTLAIFSEIVEKRKENILPVELRGLSVICIESYVNKFITSEDFDKKRVDLRFEELGRFAERHLGPGLLVNFGDLKAFVSDDSDNNGLGDAASYVIEKLTKLLQLYGGRVWLIGAASYENYSKFVGRFPSTEKDWDLQLLPITSLPTSSMAESYPRSSLMESFVPFGGFFSTPSDLNGPLNTPYQCIPLCHLCNEKCKQEILSVSKGGFVGSVADHYQSSLPSWLQMAEIGTNKGLDAKTRDDGTVLSAKVAGLQRKWDNICQRLHHTQPPGLNTHLPQFPTVAGFQLVEDKKENTENPRSKNTSALPNGSRCVNVNSCIPSDIQKTPRKQLGFPLPIVSEAKSDCILSKQREKPSKEEDLESGGRSSPHNFSNSSTVDGSQASPTSMTSVTTDLGLRISSVPTSNELKKTVNQNHMELPRDRSGSFSANVDVVHGSMSDHWAPSSSSSSSPDYGRQFDLSNAKMLFRAVVERVGWQDEAIRVISQTIARCKARNEKRQGASLRGDIWFSFCGPDRRGKKKIASALAEIIYGSRENFISADLSAQDGMIHTHMVFDHPEVNGYTVKLRGKTVVDFVAGELCKKPLSIVFLENIDKADVQAQKSLSHAIQTGKFADSHGREIGISNAIFVTTSTLTEDKVCSSSNEFSTYSEERISRVRDWPVKILIEQALDDEVGKMVAPFTLRKGVSGSIFLNKRKLVGANQNLDRQEIKEMVKRVHKTSARNLDLNLPAEENDVLDTDDGSSDIDHASDNSKAWLQDFLEKIDARVFFKPFDFDALAERILNELNGCFHKIVGSECLLDIDPKVTEQLLAAAYLSDRKGVVEDWVEQVLGWGFVEVLRRYKLKANSIVKLVACEGLFVEERVSGDHLPTKIIIS; encoded by the exons ATGCCGACGCCGGTAACCACAGCAAGGCAATGCTTAACTGAAGAAGCAGCTCACGCTCTCGACGAGGCAGTGAACGTCGCCCGCCGAAGAGGACATGGCCAGACCACGTCGCTTCATGCCGTCTCGGCTCTGTTATCACTCCCTTCGTCACCTCTACGTGAAGCGTGTGCGCGTGCGAGGAACTCTGCGTACTCACCGCGACTCCAATTCAAAGCGCTCGAGCTCTGCCTCGGGGTGTCACTCGACCGAGTGCCGACGAGTCAACTCGGTGATGACTCACCTCCTGTTTCGAACTCGCTCATGGCTGCTATTAAGCGTTCGCAAGCGAACCAGAGGAGACAGCCGGAAAATTTCAATTTGTATCATCAAattcaacagcagcagcaatcGTCTTCTTCGATTTCGTGTATTAAAGTGGAGCTTCAGAACCTGATTCTATCGATTTTGGATGATCCGGTTGTGAGCCGGGTTTTCGGTGAAGCGGGATTTCGGAGCTCGGAAATCAAGTTGGCTATTGTTAGACCGTTGCCTCAGGTTTTTAAATTCCCATCCTCACGTTTCAGAGGCCCGCCCTTGTTTTTATGCAATATATTATCGAGTGAAGATCCGGATTCGTTATACTCGTGTCCGGGTCGGAGCGGTGTTTTTAGTTTTCCATTTTCGGGCGGGTCGTTCCTTAATAATAACAACAGCAGCAGTCATAGTACTACTAATAGGGATGTTAATTGTCGGAGGATTGGTGAAGTTTTAGCGAGCAGCAGAGGGAGGAATCCTCTGCTTGTAGGTTCAAGTGCTTACGATACACTTGCAATTTTTAGTGAGAtagtagagaaaagaaaagagaatatcTTGCCTGTGGAGTTACGTGGGTTAAGTGTTATTTGCATTGAAAGCTAtgttaacaagtttattacaagtGAGGATTTTGATAAAAAGAGAGTGGATTTGAGGTTTGAGGAGTTGGGTCGGTTTGCGGAGAGGCATTTGGGACCTGGGTTGCTGGTGAATTTTGGTGACTTGAAGGCATTTGTTAGTGACGACAGTGATAATAATGGTTTGGGTGATGCAGCTAGTTATGTTATTGAGAAACTGACCAAGCTGTTGCAGTTATATGGAGGGAGGGTGTGGCTTATCGGTGCGGCGAGTTATGAGAACTATTCCAAGTTTGTTGGAAGATTTCCTTCCACTGAAAAGGATTGGGATTTGCAGCTCTTGCCTATCACTTCTCTCCCGACTTCTTCCATGGCTGAATCTTACCCCAGGTCAAG CTTGATGGAGTCATTTGTTCCATTTGGCGGGTTCTTCTCCACACCTTCTGACTTGAATGGCCCTTTAAATACCCCATACCAATGTATACCCCTTTGTCATCTATGCAATGAGAAGTGCAAACAAGAAATACTTTCTGTTTCAAAGGGAGGATTTGTCGGCTCAGTAGCAGACCATTACCAATCTAGCTTGCCTTCTTGGCTGCAGATGGCTGAAATCGGCACTAACAAGGGACTGGATGCGAAG ACCAGAGATGATGGAACGGTATTGAGCGCCAAAGTCGCAGGTCTGCAAAGGAAATGGGACAATATATGTCAGCGTCTTCATCACACCCAGCCACCTGGGTTAAACACTCATCTCCCTCAGTTTCCAACTGTTGCGGGCTTTCAGCTGGTTGAAGACAAAAAGGAAAATACTGAAAATCCTAGAAGCAAAAATACAAGTGCACTGCCAAATGGAAGCAGATGTGTGAATGTAAATTCATGCATTCCCTCTGACATACAAAAGACACCGAGAAAGCAATTAGGTTTTCCTCTTCCTATTGTTTCTGAGGCTAAGAGTGATTGTATTCTATCCAAGCAACGGGAAAAACCTTCAAAAGAAGAAGATCTTGAGTCTGGTGGCCGCAGTTCTCCACATAATTTCTCCAATTCGAGCACGGTTGATGGCAGTCAAGCATCTCCAACATCCATGACTTCTGTGACCACAGATTTGGGCTTGAGAATAAGTTCCGTCCCTACTAGTAATGAACTGAAGAAAACTGTAAATCAAAACCACATGGAGCTTCCACGGGACCGATCAGGTTCCTTTTCAGCAAATGTTGATGTTGTGCATGGGAGTATGTCTGACCATTGGgctccatcatcatcatcatcttcttctcctgaCTACGGCAGGCAGTTTGATCTCAGCAATGCCAAGATGCTCTTTAGAGCTGTCGTTGAAAGAGTTGGCTGGCAAGATGAAGCTATACGCGTTATTAGCCAAACAATAGCTCGCTGCAAGGCAAGAAATGAGAAACGACAGGGGGCAAGTCTCAGAGGGGATATATGGTTCAGTTTCTGTGGACCTGATAGGCGCgggaaaaagaaaattgcttCTGCCCTTGCAGAAATCATATATGGAAGCAGGGAGAACTTTATTTCTGCAGATTTAAGTGCTCAAGATGGGATGATCCATACCCACATGGTCTTTGACCACCCAGAGGTGAATGGCTACACTGTAAAGTTAAGGGGGAAGACTGTGGTTGATTTTGTTGCCGGGGAGCTGTGCAAGAAACCTTTGTCTATTgtgtttcttgaaaatatagacAAGGCTGATGTGCAGGCTCAAAAGAGCTTGTCACATGCTATTCAAACTGGTAAATTTGCAGATTCTCATGGGAGAGAAATTGGAATCAGCAATGCAATATTCGTGACAACTTCAACATTGACGGAGGATAAAGTTTGCTCTTCTAGTAATGAGTTCTCCACCTATTCCGAGGAGAGAATATCAAGAGTCAGGGACTGGCCGGTGAAGATATTAATTGAACAAGCTCTTGATGACGAAGTAGGCAAAATGGTTGCTCCATTCACACTGAGAAAAGGCGTCTCTGGTTCTATCTTTTTGAATAAAAGAAAGCTGGTTGGGGCAAATCAAAATCTAGACAGACAAGAAATCAAAGAGATGGTGAAACGAGTTCATAAGACGTCAGCTAGGAATCTAGATCTGAACCTTCCTGCAGAAGAGAATGATGTGCTAGACACTGACGATGGAAGCTCTGATATTGATCATGCATCTGACAACTCCAAGGCTTGGTTGcaagattttcttgaaaaaattgaCGCAAGAGTGTTTTTCAagccttttgattttgatgctcTTGCTGAAAGAATATTGAATGAACTTAATGGGTGCTTCCACAAGATTGTAGGTTCGGAATGCTTGCTAGATATTGATCCAAAAGTCACGGAGCAGTTACTCGCAGCTGCCTATTTATCTGATCGGAAGGGAGTGGTTGAGGATTGGGTGGAGCAAGTTCTTGGTTGGGgatttgttgaagttttgagaAGGTACAAACTGAAAGCAAATTCCATTGTGAAACTTGTTGCCTGCGAGGGCTTGTTTGTAGAAGAGCGCGTGTCAGGAGATCACCTtccaacaaaaattataatcagCTGA